From a single Saccharomyces kudriavzevii IFO 1802 strain IFO1802 genome assembly, chromosome: 15 genomic region:
- the SEC63 gene encoding protein-transporting protein SEC63 (similar to Saccharomyces cerevisiae SEC63 (YOR254C); ancestral locus Anc_8.698) gives MPTNYEYDETSETWPSFVLTGILMAVGPMTLFQIYQILFGPTDENVNSGNRKELNEEVFTKVNEEYTSDEIKRFRKKFDRNSNKKSKIWSKRNIIIIFGWILVAVLLQRINSNDAIKGVATKLFDPYEILGVSTSASDRDIKSAYRKLSVKFHPDKLAKGLTPDEKNVVEEAYVQITKAYESLTDELVRQNYLKYGHPDGPQSTSHGIALPRFLVDGSASPLLVVCYFVLLGLILPYFVSRWWARTQSYTKKGIHNVTASNFVSNLVNYKPSEIVTLDLILHWLSFANEFKQFCPGLQPADFEKLLHDHIQRRDSGKLNEIKFRIVAKCHSLLHGLLDIACGFRNLDIALGAINTFKCIVQAVPLTPNSQILQLPNIDKEHFSNESKDIHTLGKLFTLEDAKIGEALGIKDQTKLDETLRVASYIPNLKIIKADFLVPGENQVTPLSTPYISLKVLVRSAKQPLLPTSLIPEDKLVESQDFESQRDPFAMMSEQPIVPFSFAPFFPTKRRGSWCCLLTSQKDGKILQTPIIIEKLSYKNLNDDKDFFDKRIKLDLTKDDKFDINDWEIGTIKIPLGQPAPETVGDFFFRVIVKSTDYFTTDLDITMNMKVRDLPVVEEEVDIYSEEEEDDYSSDDNESESDDQSDASDYTDIDTDTEAEEDESTE, from the coding sequence CTTGACTGGGATCTTGATGGCTGTAGGACCCATGACACTGTTTCAAATATACCAAATTCTCTTTGGGCCCACGGATGAAAATGTGAATTCAGGGAATCGGAAAGAGTTGAATGAGGAAGTCTTCACGAAGGTGAATGAAGAATACACCAGCGATGAAATCAAACGGTTTAGAAAAAAGTTTGACAGGAATAGTAATAAGAAGTCCAAAATATGGAGTAAAAGGAATATCATAATTATATTCGGCTGGATCTTGGTTGCAGTACTTCTGCAAAGGATTAATAGTAACGATGCAATTAAGGGTGTTGCTACAAAATTGTTCGATCCTTATGAAATATTGGGTGTCTCAACTAGTGCCTCTGACAGAGATATCAAATCCGCCTATAGGAAATTATCAGTTAAGTTTCATCCTGATAAATTGGCTAAAGGTTTAACACCTGATGAAAAGAACGTGGTGGAAGAAGCTTATGTGCAAATTACAAAGGCTTATGAATCTCTGACTGACGAATTGGTGAGAcaaaattatttgaagtACGGGCATCCAGATGGTCCACAGTCTACTTCGCATGGTATTGCTTTGCCAAGGTTCCTGGTGGATGGAAGTGCATCTCCACTATTGGTGGTTTGTTATTTTGTATTATTAGGTTTAATCTTGCCATATTTCGTTAGTAGATGGTGGGCGAGAACTCAATCGTATACTAAAAAAGGAATCCACAATGTGACGGCCTCTAATTTTGTTAGCAACTTGGTCAATTATAAGCCATCAGAAATTGTTACTTTAGATTTGATCTTACATTGGTTATCTTTCGCTAATGAATTCAAGCAATTCTGCCCAGGATTACAGCCAGCagactttgaaaaattgttgcACGATCATATCCAACGCAGAGATAGTGGTAAACTTAATGAAATCAAGTTTAGGATAGTGGCCAAATGTCATTCTTTACTGCATGGGTTATTAGATATTGCCTGTGGATTTAGAAACCTGGATATTGCGTTGGGTGCAATCAATACTTTTAAATGTATTGTCCAAGCTGTGCCATTAACACCGAACTCCCAAATTCTTCAGTTGCCCAACATAGATAAGGAGCATTTCAGTAATGAATCCAAGGATATCCATACATTGGGTAAACTATTTACTTTAGAAGATGCCAAAATTGGCGAAGCTCTTGGCATAAAGGATCAAACAAAGTTAGACGAAACTTTGAGAGTTGCATCATATATTCCgaacttgaaaatcatcaaagCAGACTTTCTTGTTCCAGGCGAAAATCAAGTTACACCATTGTCTACCCCATACATCTCTTTAAAAGTACTCGTTCGTTCTGCTAAGCAGCCATTGTTACCTACTAGTTTGATTCCTGAAGATAAACTAGTGGAATCTCAAGATTTTGAATCTCAGAGAGATCCATTTGCAATGATGAGTGAACAACCAATTGTTCCATTCTCATTTGCcccattttttccaacaaaGAGACGTGGTAGTTGGTGCTGTCTGCTGACTTCTCAAAAAGATGGTAAAATACTTCAAACACCAattattattgaaaaactatCCTACAAGAACttaaatgatgataaagaCTTTTTTGACAAAAGGATAAAACTCGACTTGACCAAAGACGATAAGTTTGATATAAATGATTGGGAAATTGGGACCATAAAAATTCCGTTGGGCCAACCTGCGCCTGAAACTGTTGgggatttctttttcagagTAATTGTTAAATCTACAGATTATTTCACCACAGATTTGGATATTACTATGAACATGAAAGTCCGTGATTTGCCTGTAGTAGAAGAGGAAGTAGATATTTattctgaagaagaagaagatgactACTCCAGTGATGACAATGAAAGTGAAAGTGATGACCAAAGTGATGCTAGTGACTATACTGATATCGACACGGATACTGAGGCTGAAGAGGACGAATCAACTGAATAG